From Salarias fasciatus chromosome 5, fSalaFa1.1, whole genome shotgun sequence, a single genomic window includes:
- the LOC115388851 gene encoding serine/threonine-protein kinase 35-like — MDRAAGTSGRGRGRGRGQGRSRSRSRGGGQGRGSRPCGRLAPGAGVLRSLSVGNTEQDSRPGRGPRRTAPRYSLLREVGRGTYGVVYEAVARKTGARVAVKKMRCDAPEKVELALQEFWALTSLDKRHENVVHLEECVLQRSGLAQRMSHGNKSSRQYLTLVETSLKGERTPGRPEEPCYLWFVMEFCEGGDLSHFILSRRPDPQTNSSFMLQLTSAVAFLHQNHIVHRDLKPDNILISEKSGSPVLKVADFGLSKVCAGLGGAGEPGAGDDKSRHDKSKHVNVNKFWLSSACGSDFYMAPEVWEGHYTAKADIFALGIIMWAMLERITFVDAKSKRELLGSYIKQGADIVPVGEALLENPKMVLDIPQKRRSRMPATTGKLLRDMLAVNPQDRPDAVQLQARLEQMVCAT; from the exons ATGGACCGAGCCGCCGGTACCAGcgggcggggccggggccggggccggggacagggccggagccggagccggagccggggaGGCGGACAGGGACGGGGCTCCCGGCCCTGCGGCAGGCTGGCTCCCGGGGCCGGCGTGCTGCGGAGCCTCAGCGTGGGGAACACGGAGCAGGACTCCAGGCCGGGCCGCGGGCCGCGGAGGACGGCGCCCCGCTACAGCCTGCTGCGGGAGGTGGGCCGGGGGACGTACGGCGTGGTGTACGAAGCCGTGGCCCGGAAGACCGGGGCCCGCGTGGCCGTCAAGAAGATGCGCTGCGACGCGCCGGAGAAAGTGGAGCTCGCGCTGCAGGAGTTCTGGGCGCTGACCAGTCTGGACAAGAGGCACGAGAACGTGGTTCACCTGGAGGAGTGCGTCCTGCAGAGGAGCGGCCTGGCGCAGAGGATGAGCCACGGCAACAAGAGCTCCAGGCAGTACCTGACCCTGGTGGAGACCTCCCTCAAAG GCGAGCGGACGCCGGGCCGGCCGGAGGAGCCCTGCTACCTGTGGTTCGTCATGGAGTTCTGCGAGGGCGGGGACCTCAGCCACTTCATCCTGTCCCGGCGGCCCGACCCGCAGACCAACAGCAGCTTCATGCTGCAGCTGACCAGCGCCGTCGCCTTCCTGCACCAGAACCACATCGTGCACAGAGACCTCAAGCCCGACAACATCCTCATCTCGGAGAAGTCCGGCTCGCCGGTGCTGAAGGTGGCCGACTTCGGCTTGAGTAAGGTCTGCGCCGGGCTGGGCGGCGCCGGCGAGCCCGGGGCGGGCGACGACAAGAGCAGGCACGACAAGAGCAAGCACGTCAACGTCAACAAGTTCTGGCTGTCGTCGGCGTGCGGCTCGGACTTCTACATGGCGCCAGAGGTGTGGGAGGGCCACTACACGGCCAAGGCCGACATCTTCGCCCTGGGCATCATCATGTGGGCCATGCTGGAGAGGATCACCTTTGTGGACGCCAAGTCCAAGCGGGAGCTGCTGGGCTCGTACATCAAGCAGGGGGCGGACATCGTCCCGGTGGGCGAGGCGCTGCTGGAGAACCCCAAGATGGTGCTGGACATCCCCCAGAAGCGCCGGTCCCGCATGCCGGCCACCACAGGGAAGCTGCTGCGCGACATGCTGGCCGTGAACCCTCAGGACCGGCCCGACGCCGTCCAGCTGCAGGCCCGCTTGGAGCAGATGGTGTGCGCCACATGA